A DNA window from Ornithobacterium rhinotracheale DSM 15997 contains the following coding sequences:
- a CDS encoding DUF932 domain-containing protein gives MAHNINYNSRTGKYSFFSVKEKAWHGLGQIVSEHPTSKEAIQYAGLNFEVSKEPLYTKGKGLITTEQGIEFYDSEIEVPNAFATMREDTNEVLGVVGKDYQVVQNHEAFAFFDEIVGGGDGILYETAGALGKGERIFITAKLPDYIRVGNGDDVTEKYIFLTTSHDGSGSITAAFTPIRIVCQNTLNAAFKNMNNVIRIRHTSGAKQRLANAHKVMGLANKLSNRLEGTFNKWAKIRVNDREVRKLIELALCPNKETLEHLKKGNSQGLSSMFKNSVEDAFMYAQLSESQQMETTKGTLFGAYNAVTGYYQNVCNYRDEESKLKSLVMGGTAQSRGQKAFDLCSVYAEHGADMFNYN, from the coding sequence ATGGCACATAACATTAATTACAACAGCAGAACAGGGAAGTATAGTTTTTTCAGTGTAAAAGAAAAAGCGTGGCACGGATTGGGACAAATCGTAAGTGAACACCCAACGAGTAAAGAAGCCATACAATACGCAGGATTGAACTTTGAAGTCAGCAAAGAGCCTTTATACACCAAAGGCAAAGGACTCATAACCACCGAGCAGGGAATAGAGTTTTACGACAGTGAAATCGAAGTGCCGAACGCCTTTGCCACGATGCGAGAGGATACTAATGAGGTTTTGGGCGTAGTAGGTAAAGATTATCAAGTTGTGCAAAATCACGAGGCATTTGCCTTTTTTGATGAGATTGTCGGAGGAGGCGATGGAATATTGTACGAAACCGCAGGAGCATTAGGTAAAGGCGAACGCATATTTATCACCGCTAAATTACCCGATTATATCCGAGTGGGGAACGGCGATGATGTAACGGAAAAGTATATTTTCTTAACCACGAGTCACGACGGAAGCGGAAGTATCACCGCCGCCTTTACCCCTATTCGAATAGTGTGTCAGAATACATTAAATGCAGCATTTAAAAATATGAATAATGTTATTCGTATTCGCCATACCTCAGGAGCAAAACAGCGATTAGCCAACGCACACAAGGTAATGGGATTGGCTAATAAATTAAGTAACCGATTAGAGGGAACCTTTAACAAGTGGGCAAAAATCCGAGTAAACGACCGAGAAGTGCGAAAGTTAATAGAATTGGCATTGTGTCCGAACAAGGAGACATTAGAACATCTAAAGAAAGGGAATAGCCAAGGCTTATCAAGTATGTTTAAAAACAGCGTAGAAGACGCATTTATGTATGCTCAATTAAGTGAGAGCCAACAAATGGAAACTACCAAAGGAACTTTGTTTGGAGCATACAACGCCGTTACTGGGTACTATCAAAATGTATGTAATTACCGAGATGAAGAAAGCAAATTAAAATCCCTAGTAATGGGCGGGACAGCCCAAAGCAGGGGACAAAAAGCCTTTGACCTTTGTAGCGTATATGCAGAACACGGAGCGGATATGTTTAATTACAACTAA
- a CDS encoding PRTRC system protein E, translating to MNTNFFKQIAGLEIEGTLHLTIRKDTENIVISILLNNDACGDKAKNLIPSLIIKGTAEELDEQFFATIEKPIESTSSLMVDMENYLKAQEIAKRQSQMEKEKADREKKEKEKRAKKYNELMEKVEELAKQEKPREAWMKLPSVEEYPEHAEKIRKRRKELSALFQPNLFEID from the coding sequence ATGAACACAAATTTTTTCAAACAAATAGCAGGATTAGAAATAGAGGGAACCCTCCATCTAACCATTAGAAAAGATACTGAAAACATAGTAATATCCATATTATTAAACAATGATGCGTGTGGGGATAAGGCGAAGAACCTTATCCCATCGCTAATAATCAAAGGAACAGCCGAAGAATTAGACGAGCAATTTTTTGCAACCATAGAAAAACCGATTGAAAGCACATCTTCTTTAATGGTAGATATGGAAAATTATCTAAAAGCACAAGAAATCGCTAAACGCCAATCACAAATGGAAAAAGAAAAAGCAGACAGGGAAAAGAAAGAGAAAGAAAAACGAGCCAAGAAATACAATGAACTTATGGAAAAGGTGGAGGAACTCGCTAAGCAAGAAAAACCGAGAGAAGCGTGGATGAAACTGCCTAGTGTAGAAGAATATCCCGAACACGCCGAAAAAATTAGAAAGCGAAGAAAGGAACTTTCAGCATTGTTTCAGCCGAATTTATTTGAAATAGATTAA
- a CDS encoding DUF1281 family ferredoxin-like fold protein, with the protein MANWCNNNVTFEGIEEQIQEVDTIFQKMIDKEQQEECGQLPNFIKEGNTYFFSIDQQGEGIYRYETKWVPNLEEVREIAQKVGITDFVHEYEELGNLIYGQAIYKEGTLIEYDLEDEDFEQYQWNEDDGTYTFAEEIYHSEWEILALLLEDRINNTK; encoded by the coding sequence ATGGCAAACTGGTGCAACAACAATGTAACCTTTGAGGGGATAGAAGAACAAATCCAAGAGGTAGATACTATCTTTCAAAAGATGATTGACAAGGAACAGCAAGAGGAGTGCGGACAACTACCTAACTTTATCAAGGAGGGAAACACCTACTTTTTCAGTATTGACCAACAAGGCGAGGGCATCTATAGATATGAAACCAAGTGGGTGCCAAACCTTGAAGAAGTCCGCGAGATAGCCCAAAAGGTGGGTATCACAGATTTTGTACACGAGTATGAAGAGTTAGGGAACTTAATATACGGACAAGCAATTTATAAAGAGGGGACTCTCATAGAGTATGATTTAGAAGATGAAGATTTTGAGCAGTATCAATGGAATGAAGATGATGGTACTTACACTTTTGCAGAGGAGATATACCACAGCGAATGGGAAATCTTAGCCCTTCTTTTAGAAGACAGAATAAACAACACAAAATAG
- a CDS encoding DUF7688 family protein, which yields METKDRAEIHQNGQWILKGDITAIRVIFKNLIGENFQGKAYDDYIEYIALNQGFKKGEIQLYIDKEFIKKGTIK from the coding sequence ATGGAAACAAAAGACAGAGCGGAAATCCACCAAAACGGACAATGGATATTAAAAGGCGATATAACAGCGATTAGGGTAATTTTTAAAAACCTTATAGGCGAGAATTTTCAAGGCAAAGCCTATGATGATTATATCGAGTATATAGCCTTAAATCAAGGCTTTAAAAAAGGAGAAATCCAACTTTACATAGACAAGGAATTTATTAAAAAAGGAACAATCAAATAA
- a CDS encoding PRTRC system protein C — protein MLLATELQRVFKLKDNGQEIELADPNPQWSVDAVLNFYSNQYPILTTSKVSAPQIVEDSVVYRFESVMGTKG, from the coding sequence ATGTTATTAGCAACAGAACTACAAAGAGTATTTAAACTTAAAGATAACGGACAAGAAATTGAACTGGCAGACCCTAATCCACAATGGAGTGTCGATGCGGTATTAAATTTTTACAGCAATCAATATCCGATACTTACCACCTCGAAAGTGTCTGCCCCTCAAATTGTAGAAGATAGCGTGGTTTATAGATTTGAGAGTGTAATGGGAACAAAAGGCTAA